The following are encoded in a window of Impatiens glandulifera chromosome 5, dImpGla2.1, whole genome shotgun sequence genomic DNA:
- the LOC124940516 gene encoding protein transport protein SFT2-like isoform X1 — MQNWFPLTSGNDDRPQQQQSSSSLLADWNSYASDKASEGSSNTRGVFDLEAAVRTANDTVTGTFNVMTKGVRDLPGNLQSATSNFPSGKALMYFGIFLATGVFFIFIAFTMFLPVIVLVPQKFALCFTLGSGLIIASFFAMKGPMNQFAHMISTERLPFTVGFLGTMVGTVYVSMVLHSYILSVIFSVLQVMALAYYAFSYFPGGSIGMKFMFSTATSSILKCFGM; from the exons ATGCAGAACTGGTTTCCACTTACCAGTGGCAACGATGACCGGCCGCAACAGCAGCAAAGTTCGTCGTCTCTTCTTGCGGATTGGAATTCGTACGCGTCAGATAAGGCTTCTGAAGGGAGCAGCAACACCAGGGGAGTATTCGATCTCGAAGCCGCTGTCAGGACTGCAAATGATACGGTCACAGGCACCTTCAACGT GATGACGAAAGGTGTGCGGGATTTACCTGGAAATTTGCAATCAGCTACTAGTAACTTTCCTTCTGGAAAAGCTTTAATGTACTTCGGGATATTCTTGGCCACTGGagtcttcttcattttcattgcaTTCACAATGTTCCTTCCTGTCATTGTTTTGGTACCTCAAAAATTTGCATTATGCTTTACTCTGGGATCTGGCTTGATTATTGCTTCATTCTTTGCTATGAAAGGTCCAATGAATCAATTTGCGCACATGATATCCACAGAG AGGCTTCCTTTCACGGTGGGATTCCTTGGTACCATGGTGGGTACTGTATATGTCTCCATGGTGCTTCATAGTTACATCCTCTCAGTAATCTTTTCTGTGCTTCAG GTGATGGCACTAGCATACTATGCATTTTCCTACTTTCCTGGTGGGTCAATAGGAATGAAGTTCATGTTTTCCACTGCTACGTCTTCCATTCTAAAATGCTTTGGCATGTGA
- the LOC124940516 gene encoding protein transport protein SFT2-like isoform X2, translating into MASWMTKGVRDLPGNLQSATSNFPSGKALMYFGIFLATGVFFIFIAFTMFLPVIVLVPQKFALCFTLGSGLIIASFFAMKGPMNQFAHMISTERLPFTVGFLGTMVGTVYVSMVLHSYILSVIFSVLQVMALAYYAFSYFPGGSIGMKFMFSTATSSILKCFGM; encoded by the exons ATGGCTTCCTG GATGACGAAAGGTGTGCGGGATTTACCTGGAAATTTGCAATCAGCTACTAGTAACTTTCCTTCTGGAAAAGCTTTAATGTACTTCGGGATATTCTTGGCCACTGGagtcttcttcattttcattgcaTTCACAATGTTCCTTCCTGTCATTGTTTTGGTACCTCAAAAATTTGCATTATGCTTTACTCTGGGATCTGGCTTGATTATTGCTTCATTCTTTGCTATGAAAGGTCCAATGAATCAATTTGCGCACATGATATCCACAGAG AGGCTTCCTTTCACGGTGGGATTCCTTGGTACCATGGTGGGTACTGTATATGTCTCCATGGTGCTTCATAGTTACATCCTCTCAGTAATCTTTTCTGTGCTTCAG GTGATGGCACTAGCATACTATGCATTTTCCTACTTTCCTGGTGGGTCAATAGGAATGAAGTTCATGTTTTCCACTGCTACGTCTTCCATTCTAAAATGCTTTGGCATGTGA